From Helicobacter sp. MIT 21-1697, one genomic window encodes:
- a CDS encoding DUF2147 domain-containing protein, which produces MYCKMMIIFSLCVAVQGAQLEGYYMTHKGEKGQQGIVEFFKKGNKYYAYGFANVDGAPPKKDIHNENPALRNRLDKGSVFIYNLVRDGKSDVFKNGKVYNFDAGKEYYAKVTLKGDTLELRGSIDKSGFVGETKIWKRLNDEEAKPYLSQKPDFSVVERSLKDIKP; this is translated from the coding sequence ATGTATTGTAAAATGATGATTATTTTTAGTCTATGTGTAGCAGTGCAGGGAGCGCAGTTAGAGGGTTATTATATGACTCATAAAGGTGAAAAAGGGCAGCAAGGTATTGTAGAGTTTTTTAAAAAAGGCAATAAATACTATGCTTATGGTTTTGCCAATGTAGATGGTGCGCCACCTAAAAAAGATATTCATAATGAGAATCCAGCTCTTAGAAATCGTCTTGATAAGGGGAGTGTATTTATCTATAATCTTGTAAGAGATGGTAAGAGTGATGTGTTTAAAAATGGCAAGGTATATAATTTTGATGCAGGAAAGGAGTATTATGCCAAAGTAACACTTAAGGGTGATACATTGGAGTTGCGTGGGAGTATTGATAAATCTGGTTTTGTAGGTGAAACAAAGATTTGGAAGCGGCTAAACGATGAGGAAGCGAAGCCTTATTTGTCTCAAAAGCCAGATTTTTCTGTTGTAGAACGAAGTCTCAAAGATATAAAACCATAG
- a CDS encoding carbon-nitrogen hydrolase family protein, translating into MNVALLQLPSLMFADTKLEKYLQKCKEKKVKLVALGEYVLHPFFKEFDSIDSKKISLANDTLPTLHKLSKKYKLDIIAPLLVREHNKLYKTIALIQNDKAHIYHQQKLIAYEHWNEKSFFDNKIPKSPQIPLTFEKDGFKIGIVAGFEIHFDEIWLKLKKAQVDVVFLLCSNTFNSKTRWRNLCQMRAFLNSMVILRVNRVGEMYYEQTLWRFYGDSLFINANGHIEESLGDKEEMLVVELDLAQIRHIQKEWQFREIAQF; encoded by the coding sequence ATGAATGTCGCGCTTTTACAGCTTCCCTCTCTTATGTTTGCAGATACAAAACTTGAAAAATATCTTCAAAAGTGCAAGGAGAAAAAAGTCAAGCTTGTAGCCCTTGGAGAATATGTCCTTCATCCCTTTTTTAAAGAATTTGATAGCATAGATTCTAAAAAAATATCTCTTGCTAACGATACACTTCCCACACTTCATAAACTCTCTAAAAAATACAAACTTGATATTATCGCACCACTGCTTGTAAGAGAGCACAATAAGCTGTATAAAACTATCGCGCTTATCCAAAATGACAAAGCACATATATATCATCAGCAAAAACTCATTGCGTATGAACATTGGAATGAGAAATCTTTTTTTGATAATAAAATACCAAAATCTCCACAAATACCGCTTACTTTTGAAAAAGATGGCTTTAAAATAGGCATTGTTGCGGGTTTTGAAATACATTTTGATGAAATATGGCTCAAACTCAAAAAAGCACAAGTAGATGTAGTATTCTTGCTGTGTAGCAATACTTTTAACTCTAAAACACGATGGCGCAATCTCTGTCAAATGCGTGCTTTTCTCAACTCTATGGTTATCTTGCGCGTTAATCGTGTTGGAGAGATGTATTATGAGCAAACGCTGTGGAGATTCTATGGGGATAGCCTTTTTATCAACGCAAATGGGCATATTGAAGAAAGTTTAGGAGATAAAGAAGAAATGTTGGTTGTTGAACTTGATTTGGCACAAATCCGCCACATACAAAAAGAATGGCAATTTAGGGAAATTGCACAATTTTGA
- the pyrE gene encoding orotate phosphoribosyltransferase, whose translation MLDIKQLYVNANALLKGHFLLSSGNHSDHYLQSARVLENPAIAAKLANALAQQIKESNIEVECVCSPALGGILAGYELARALGVRFIFTERVEGQMQLRRGFEVAKDEKVLVCEDIITTGGSALESAQCVEFEGAKIVAYAGLANRGFCKRVGSSLPRKKEARLPQDVPLFALEDFVFNMYEPHSCPLCNAGGQKAIKPGSRGN comes from the coding sequence ATGCTTGATATTAAACAACTTTATGTAAATGCGAATGCTTTACTCAAAGGGCATTTTCTCTTAAGTAGCGGCAATCACTCTGACCACTATCTCCAATCGGCACGCGTGTTAGAAAATCCTGCTATCGCCGCCAAACTTGCCAATGCGCTCGCACAACAAATTAAAGAATCTAACATTGAAGTTGAATGTGTATGTTCTCCAGCTCTTGGGGGAATCCTTGCAGGATATGAACTTGCAAGGGCTCTAGGCGTGAGATTTATTTTTACAGAACGTGTAGAGGGACAAATGCAGCTAAGAAGAGGTTTTGAAGTAGCCAAAGATGAAAAAGTGCTTGTATGTGAAGATATTATCACTACCGGTGGTTCAGCTTTAGAATCTGCTCAATGTGTAGAATTTGAGGGTGCAAAAATAGTCGCTTATGCAGGATTAGCCAATCGGGGATTTTGCAAACGCGTAGGCTCAAGTCTCCCTCGCAAAAAAGAAGCGCGATTGCCCCAAGATGTCCCGCTTTTTGCACTTGAAGATTTTGTATTTAATATGTATGAACCACACTCTTGCCCTCTGTGCAATGCAGGAGGACAAAAAGCAATCAAACCCGGCAGTCGTGGTAATTAG
- the purB gene encoding adenylosuccinate lyase gives MIERYAREEMKRLWDLNAKYSAWLEVEKALVRGWNKLGLIPDSDCEKICKNAQFDIARIDEIEAVTKHDLIAFTTSVAESLGEESRWVHYGITSSDCIDTAVALQMRDSLKIILEDIKQVREVIKKRAMEHKDTLMVGRSHGIHGEPITFGLVLAIWYDELGRHLKALESTLEVISVGQLSGAMGNLAHTPMELEELVCKDLGLKAAPVSNQVIQRDRYARLMSDLALMASSCEKIAVEIRHLQRTEVYEAEEYFDKGQKGSSAMPHKRNPVLSENITGLCRMIRSFAIPAMENVALWHERDISHSSVERFILPDSFITTDFMLVRLKGLLEKLVVYPKNMLKNLNLTGGLVFSQRILLELPKKGVSREDAYKIVQRNAMKVWQDLQEGKAAVNEKGESLYLQYLLADSQLVGLIGEAAIKECFAYEYYTKNVDAIFKRVFKE, from the coding sequence ATGATTGAACGATATGCGCGAGAGGAAATGAAAAGGCTATGGGATTTAAATGCTAAATATTCCGCGTGGCTAGAAGTGGAAAAAGCTTTGGTGCGAGGGTGGAACAAGCTGGGATTAATCCCCGATAGTGATTGTGAAAAGATTTGCAAGAATGCGCAATTTGATATTGCTAGAATTGATGAGATTGAGGCAGTTACGAAGCACGATTTAATCGCTTTTACCACAAGTGTAGCGGAATCTTTGGGTGAGGAGAGTCGCTGGGTGCATTATGGGATTACTTCAAGTGATTGCATTGACACTGCTGTGGCGTTGCAAATGCGAGATTCTCTAAAGATTATTTTAGAGGATATAAAACAGGTGCGTGAAGTGATTAAAAAAAGGGCAATGGAACACAAAGACACGCTTATGGTAGGACGCTCTCACGGGATTCACGGCGAACCAATCACTTTTGGGCTTGTGTTGGCGATTTGGTATGATGAGCTAGGCAGACATTTAAAGGCTTTGGAATCTACTTTGGAAGTGATTTCTGTCGGGCAGTTAAGCGGAGCAATGGGGAATCTAGCGCATACGCCTATGGAGCTAGAAGAGCTTGTGTGTAAAGATTTAGGATTGAAAGCCGCACCTGTGAGTAATCAAGTGATTCAGCGCGATAGATATGCACGATTGATGAGTGATTTAGCCCTAATGGCAAGTAGTTGTGAGAAAATCGCAGTAGAGATTCGGCATTTGCAACGCACCGAAGTCTATGAGGCAGAGGAATACTTTGACAAAGGGCAAAAGGGTAGCAGTGCAATGCCTCACAAGCGCAATCCTGTGCTAAGTGAGAATATCACAGGACTTTGTAGAATGATTCGCTCTTTTGCGATTCCAGCAATGGAAAATGTGGCTTTGTGGCACGAGCGAGACATTAGCCACTCAAGCGTGGAGCGATTTATTTTGCCTGATAGCTTTATCACGACTGATTTTATGCTTGTACGCCTTAAAGGTTTGCTTGAAAAGCTTGTGGTGTATCCCAAAAATATGCTTAAAAATCTCAATTTAACCGGTGGGCTTGTGTTTTCACAAAGAATCTTGCTAGAACTTCCTAAAAAGGGTGTGAGCCGCGAAGATGCGTATAAAATCGTGCAAAGAAATGCGATGAAAGTGTGGCAAGATTTGCAAGAGGGCAAAGCTGCGGTAAATGAAAAGGGCGAGTCGCTTTATTTGCAGTATTTATTAGCAGATTCCCAATTGGTGGGACTTATTGGTGAGGCGGCGATTAAAGAATGCTTTGCCTATGAGTATTACACAAAAAATGTTGATGCGATTTTTAAGCGAGTGTTTAAGGAGTGA
- the recJ gene encoding single-stranded-DNA-specific exonuclease RecJ yields the protein MRHIDKDTLLQILLERDLEQGIANLRDLPKPDSLTHALKGAQKVVECMNKGQEILVVGDYDADGICASAVMCRFFESLGYENFRLVIPHRFVDGYGVSAALLEKYAHNASVVVSVDNGINAFCAGEWCKERDIIFIITDHHTPTDTLPQADVIIDPYLPDCNFIQKSICGAVVAWYFCAAIKQILGACVDMSIFLEYLALASIADVMPLVGINRILVKKGIESLCKSSSPLALLIRSKLKAISAQNLAFSIVPLLNCAGRMANAHLALNFLLAQSLADALRIYDELLELNIQRKSVQNEILSLAQMTQIESEHIVVSYGEDWHEGVLGIVASSLAEQKGKSAFVFSHNNGVLKGSGRSFGGANLIASITPLSAYLLRFGGHSGAVGISLQLEQLEGFIQTLESTLVFDEIGENAILGVIESANINDELLAICERFEPFGEGNPKPVFLCENLCIQSLKPLGKDKKHLSYILSDKSNGVLLEAIEFFAPQMREIGQIGNVQFELMRDDYKNKVKLKIVQFP from the coding sequence ATGCGTCATATTGATAAAGATACACTTTTACAGATTCTCTTAGAGCGTGATTTGGAGCAGGGTATAGCAAATTTGCGTGATTTGCCCAAACCCGATTCGCTCACTCACGCACTTAAGGGCGCACAAAAAGTGGTAGAATGTATGAATAAAGGACAAGAGATTCTTGTAGTAGGAGATTATGATGCTGATGGAATATGTGCAAGTGCGGTAATGTGCCGATTTTTTGAATCTTTAGGTTATGAAAATTTTAGGCTTGTTATCCCTCATCGTTTTGTTGATGGTTATGGAGTGAGTGCTGCACTTTTGGAAAAATACGCACATAATGCTTCTGTGGTGGTGAGTGTAGATAATGGTATAAACGCATTTTGTGCAGGAGAGTGGTGCAAAGAGCGAGATATTATATTTATCATCACAGACCATCATACGCCTACGGATACATTGCCTCAAGCTGATGTGATTATTGACCCTTATTTGCCTGATTGTAACTTCATACAAAAGTCAATTTGTGGAGCAGTCGTAGCGTGGTATTTTTGTGCCGCGATAAAGCAGATTCTTGGTGCTTGTGTAGATATGAGCATATTTTTAGAATATCTTGCTTTAGCAAGTATTGCAGATGTTATGCCGCTTGTGGGGATTAATCGCATACTTGTAAAAAAAGGTATAGAGAGCCTTTGTAAGTCTTCAAGCCCTCTTGCTTTGCTGATACGCTCTAAACTTAAAGCCATTAGCGCACAGAATCTTGCATTTTCTATTGTGCCATTGCTTAATTGCGCAGGGCGTATGGCAAATGCGCATTTGGCTTTGAATTTTTTACTTGCTCAAAGTCTTGCAGATGCGCTTAGAATCTATGATGAACTTTTAGAGCTTAATATCCAGCGTAAAAGTGTGCAGAATGAGATTCTATCCTTAGCACAAATGACACAGATAGAATCTGAACATATTGTTGTGAGTTATGGTGAGGATTGGCACGAGGGTGTGCTCGGCATAGTCGCTTCCTCGCTTGCGGAGCAAAAAGGCAAGAGTGCGTTTGTATTCAGCCATAACAATGGCGTGCTTAAAGGGAGTGGGCGCAGTTTTGGGGGAGCAAATCTCATCGCAAGTATTACGCCTTTAAGCGCGTATCTTTTGCGTTTTGGTGGGCATAGTGGCGCAGTGGGTATAAGTCTGCAGTTAGAGCAATTAGAGGGATTTATACAAACTTTGGAATCTACTCTTGTATTTGATGAGATAGGAGAAAATGCAATACTTGGTGTGATTGAGAGTGCAAATATTAATGATGAGCTTTTGGCAATTTGTGAGCGTTTTGAGCCTTTTGGCGAGGGAAATCCAAAGCCTGTATTTTTGTGTGAGAATCTTTGTATTCAATCCCTTAAGCCTCTTGGCAAAGATAAAAAGCATTTGAGCTACATATTGAGCGATAAAAGCAATGGTGTGTTGCTTGAAGCCATAGAGTTTTTTGCACCCCAAATGCGTGAAATAGGGCAAATTGGTAATGTGCAATTTGAGCTTATGCGCGATGATTATAAGAACAAAGTCAAACTCAAAATTGTGCAATTTCCCTAA
- a CDS encoding RDD family protein, producing MAAHKRWRKVKSAQKATSSAHIPQDSQWIKMHNFSLKKQLQLMHASERIKAFITDMFMINMPLLYLTTYVFLDGKEAFTHNQSAIFACGISYGFITSLFLALSTQTPGYRYMRLRLVRSESCVDKVGFFRALTRYVLWVVGTSFLFGILIGLLRRDGRCLHDVLCKTQVILCEDDKPITP from the coding sequence ATGGCAGCACACAAGCGTTGGCGCAAAGTAAAATCCGCCCAAAAAGCAACCTCATCAGCACATATTCCACAAGATTCTCAATGGATAAAAATGCATAATTTCTCACTCAAAAAACAATTACAACTTATGCACGCAAGTGAGCGCATAAAGGCATTTATCACCGATATGTTTATGATTAATATGCCTCTTTTGTATCTCACCACTTATGTTTTTTTAGATGGCAAAGAGGCTTTTACACACAATCAAAGTGCTATCTTTGCTTGTGGGATAAGCTATGGATTCATTACTTCACTTTTTTTAGCTCTCTCAACACAAACACCGGGCTACCGATATATGCGCCTTAGGCTTGTGCGAAGTGAATCTTGTGTAGATAAAGTAGGCTTTTTCAGAGCACTGACGCGGTATGTATTATGGGTTGTAGGGACAAGCTTTTTATTTGGCATTCTCATTGGACTATTACGCCGCGATGGCAGATGTCTGCACGATGTGCTGTGCAAAACACAAGTTATCTTATGCGAAGATGATAAGCCTATCACTCCTTAA
- a CDS encoding M48 family metallopeptidase → MLHTLIIFVGLFICAYTLPSIILAILQIRHIKTELQKPAILLESEDYYQAGEYAIASLHLDIINRFLEIITFILWVSFGFGLLQKQLHILIPDSFNPIWQSVALVLSFMFISSIIELPLSLYKTFGLDKKFGFSKQTPKLFLIDLYKHFLLSLVIGGLIVFLLIFIIEKVALWWIVGFIVLLSVVILANFIYPTLIAPLFNKFTPLDDENLKARIESLLNTIGFKSNGIFVIDASRRDGRLNAYFGGLGKNKRVVLFDTLLDKISADGLIAILGHELGHFKHKDIFKNIAIMACVLFMLFVIVGHLPPQLFDALGLAHNGAGILIVMLLISPMIGFWFMPLIGYFSREAEYAADEFGANLSSKHCLADALVCLVNENKSFPSSHPAYIFFYYTHPPLLQRLKALDYDMQY, encoded by the coding sequence TTGTTACATACTCTGATTATTTTTGTTGGCTTGTTTATCTGCGCCTATACCTTGCCAAGCATTATTCTCGCTATTTTACAAATACGTCATATTAAAACTGAATTACAAAAACCTGCTATTTTATTAGAATCTGAAGACTATTACCAAGCAGGAGAGTATGCTATTGCTTCATTACATCTTGATATAATCAATCGTTTTCTTGAAATTATTACTTTTATTCTATGGGTAAGCTTTGGTTTTGGCTTACTTCAAAAACAGCTTCATATACTTATACCAGATTCGTTCAATCCTATATGGCAAAGTGTAGCTTTAGTGCTTAGTTTTATGTTTATAAGCAGCATTATTGAGCTGCCTTTGTCTCTTTATAAGACTTTTGGGCTTGATAAGAAATTTGGATTTTCTAAACAAACACCAAAACTTTTTCTGATTGATTTATATAAACATTTTCTTTTGAGTTTGGTTATTGGCGGTTTGATTGTATTTTTACTTATTTTCATCATTGAAAAAGTTGCATTGTGGTGGATTGTGGGCTTCATTGTGCTGCTAAGCGTAGTTATTTTAGCTAATTTTATCTATCCTACACTCATTGCTCCACTTTTTAATAAATTCACTCCTCTTGATGATGAAAACCTCAAAGCCCGCATAGAATCCTTGCTCAACACCATAGGCTTTAAAAGCAATGGTATTTTTGTTATTGACGCCTCTCGGCGAGATGGACGACTTAATGCCTATTTTGGCGGACTTGGCAAAAATAAAAGAGTGGTGCTTTTTGATACTTTACTTGATAAAATCAGTGCCGATGGGTTAATTGCGATTTTAGGACACGAACTCGGACATTTCAAACATAAAGACATATTTAAAAACATTGCAATTATGGCGTGTGTGCTTTTTATGCTCTTTGTTATTGTGGGGCATTTGCCTCCACAACTTTTTGACGCACTTGGTTTAGCTCATAATGGTGCAGGGATACTTATTGTAATGCTTCTTATTTCGCCTATGATTGGCTTTTGGTTTATGCCTTTAATTGGTTATTTTAGTCGTGAGGCAGAATACGCTGCCGATGAATTTGGGGCAAATCTTTCAAGCAAACATTGCCTTGCTGACGCGCTTGTATGTCTCGTAAATGAAAACAAAAGCTTTCCAAGCTCTCACCCTGCCTATATTTTCTTCTACTATACTCACCCACCACTACTGCAACGACTTAAAGCACTAGATTATGATATGCAGTATTGA
- the pyrG gene encoding glutamine hydrolyzing CTP synthase translates to MAVKYIFVTGGVLSSLGKGITSSSIATLLQQSGYSVSILKIDPYINVDPGTMSPLEHGEVFVTCDGAETDLDIGHYERFLNKDFHKKNNFTTGQVYMSVIENERKGKYLGKTIQIVPHIVDEIKSRIKFAGEGSDFLVVELGGTVGDIESMSYLEAMRQMKHELGSKQVISIHITLIPFIQAAGELKTKPTQHSVQELRRIGISPQILVARCETNLDKELKRKLALSCDVDNDSVIVAQDTQSIYKCPLNFLEEGILTPIARYLELGELKPKMDNWDMLVKKIIAPKSSITIGFVGKYLSLKESYKSLIESLIHAGANTDIRVNIKWIDSEALVDNLALLCDVDSILIPGGFGERGIEGKLEAIKYARIQQIPLLGICLGMQLSLIEFARNVLGLSEANSIEFNPQTKEPVIYLIENFIDAQGGVQLRTHTSPMGGTMRLGEYECHIKKGTKLYEAYGRQTFIKERHRHRYEANPHYRALFEKNGMIVSGESNGLIESIELANHPWFVGVQFHPEFTSRLQNPNPVILAFVKETLAHKKT, encoded by the coding sequence ATGGCAGTAAAATATATTTTTGTAACAGGAGGTGTCTTAAGTTCCCTTGGAAAGGGCATTACTTCTTCATCTATTGCGACTTTGCTCCAACAGAGTGGATATAGTGTATCAATTTTAAAAATTGACCCTTATATTAATGTCGATCCGGGCACGATGAGTCCTTTAGAACACGGAGAAGTTTTTGTAACTTGTGATGGCGCTGAAACGGATTTGGATATAGGACATTATGAGCGGTTTTTGAATAAAGATTTTCATAAAAAAAATAATTTTACCACAGGGCAAGTGTATATGTCTGTGATTGAAAATGAGCGTAAAGGTAAATATTTGGGCAAAACGATTCAAATCGTGCCACATATTGTTGATGAAATCAAATCTCGTATCAAGTTTGCAGGAGAAGGGAGTGATTTTCTTGTTGTAGAGCTTGGTGGAACGGTTGGCGATATAGAAAGTATGTCTTATCTTGAAGCTATGCGACAGATGAAGCACGAGCTAGGAAGCAAGCAGGTTATTTCTATTCATATTACGCTTATCCCTTTTATCCAAGCAGCAGGAGAGCTAAAAACAAAGCCTACACAACATTCTGTTCAAGAGCTTAGGCGCATTGGTATTTCTCCGCAGATTCTTGTAGCACGATGTGAAACAAATCTTGACAAGGAGTTAAAACGCAAACTCGCTTTGAGCTGCGATGTTGATAATGATAGTGTGATAGTGGCTCAAGATACACAAAGTATTTACAAATGCCCTCTTAATTTCTTAGAAGAAGGCATACTCACTCCGATTGCAAGGTATTTGGAGCTAGGTGAATTGAAGCCTAAGATGGATAATTGGGATATGCTTGTAAAAAAAATCATCGCACCCAAATCAAGTATAACCATTGGTTTTGTAGGCAAATATTTGAGTCTGAAAGAATCCTATAAATCCTTGATAGAATCCCTTATTCACGCAGGGGCAAACACCGATATACGAGTGAATATTAAATGGATTGATAGTGAGGCTTTGGTAGATAATCTTGCACTTTTGTGTGATGTAGATTCTATCCTTATACCCGGAGGCTTTGGTGAGCGTGGTATTGAGGGTAAATTAGAAGCGATAAAATATGCGCGTATCCAGCAGATTCCATTACTTGGTATTTGTTTGGGTATGCAGCTCTCACTCATTGAGTTTGCGCGCAATGTGCTAGGATTAAGTGAGGCAAACTCCATTGAATTTAATCCACAAACAAAAGAGCCTGTGATATATTTAATTGAAAATTTTATTGATGCACAAGGTGGAGTGCAACTACGCACACATACCTCGCCTATGGGTGGCACAATGCGTTTGGGCGAATATGAGTGCCATATCAAAAAAGGCACAAAGCTTTATGAGGCTTATGGTAGGCAGACATTTATTAAAGAACGTCATCGCCATAGATATGAAGCAAATCCTCACTATCGCGCACTTTTTGAGAAAAATGGTATGATTGTGAGTGGAGAGAGTAATGGACTTATAGAATCTATTGAGCTTGCAAATCACCCGTGGTTTGTCGGAGTGCAGTTTCACCCTGAATTTACTTCGCGATTGCAAAACCCTAATCCCGTCATTTTAGCTTTTGTAAAAGAAACTTTAGCACACAAGAAAACATAA
- a CDS encoding ATP-dependent helicase: MSVSLPSAQTLAPEMLEQAIISLNEAQKQAVKHIDGAMLILAGAGSGKTKTITTRLAYLIDEVGIPPSATLTLTFTNKAAQEMRARALALLHNTYESPPLLCTFHRFGLIFLRLHIAKLGRKANFVVLDADDKRALLKSLCKIRPISQLDYYISNMKNAFLSPKEAQAYAHSEEYKLMNRIYGEYEDYLLNKNLLDFDDLLYLTYAILLQDEDIAMQMSEQYQYIMVDEYQDTNEIQYKILKRLCFSHKNLCVVGDDDQSIYGWRGADVNNILRFPNEFDEVKVVKLEENYRSSEQILNAANALISHNSKRLGKNLKSMKGAGADVRVIENENESTEAAFLAKDIATLFSEGVSPSEIAVLFRVNALSRSVEEGFNRAKIPYKLVGAVRFYERAEIKDLLCYLRLIVNPNDDYSFLRIINRPRRGIGKVTQLKLEQLAQDLDISCLSSIIQYPQQSQEALGEKAYNALLELAQNIERWRGYTDLADVIEDMQEHIVFTFSRLDEVDRKGNIEEFYGMFRDYAIVNPSNQVEDFLNDIALASPTDEPIGECVSCMSIHMAKGLEFKYVYVIGFEEGFFPLWNDEDEIQEERRLGYVAITRAKDFLTLCSAKSRLHRGKREWLEQSRFLRESGLLGVYDSTLPLREKFQGVQEEVIFSKGMKVQHKLFGIGVIESVKGKGSQCQLTINFAGLRRAILAPFVQKVLE; encoded by the coding sequence ATGTCAGTCTCTCTACCCTCTGCTCAAACACTTGCTCCAGAAATGCTTGAGCAGGCTATTATTTCGCTTAATGAGGCTCAAAAGCAAGCAGTCAAACACATTGATGGAGCAATGCTTATTCTTGCAGGAGCAGGAAGTGGTAAGACGAAAACGATTACAACGCGTTTAGCGTATCTTATTGATGAGGTTGGGATTCCCCCAAGTGCTACGCTTACACTGACTTTTACTAATAAGGCTGCACAGGAAATGAGAGCGAGAGCCTTAGCACTTTTGCATAATACCTATGAATCTCCACCGCTTTTATGCACTTTTCATCGTTTTGGGTTGATTTTTTTGCGTTTGCATATTGCCAAACTTGGTAGAAAAGCAAATTTTGTTGTGCTTGATGCTGATGATAAACGCGCTCTTTTAAAATCCCTTTGTAAGATTCGTCCTATTTCGCAGCTTGATTATTATATTTCAAATATGAAAAACGCTTTTCTTTCTCCAAAGGAAGCACAAGCTTATGCTCATAGTGAGGAATATAAGCTAATGAATAGAATCTATGGGGAATATGAGGATTATTTACTCAACAAAAATTTACTTGATTTTGATGATTTGCTTTATCTTACTTATGCGATTTTACTTCAAGATGAAGATATAGCAATGCAAATGAGCGAGCAATATCAGTATATTATGGTTGATGAATACCAAGATACCAATGAGATTCAATATAAAATCCTTAAACGCTTATGTTTTTCTCATAAGAATCTTTGTGTTGTGGGTGATGATGACCAAAGTATTTATGGGTGGCGTGGGGCAGATGTGAATAATATTTTAAGATTCCCTAATGAGTTTGATGAGGTAAAGGTGGTGAAATTAGAGGAAAATTACCGCTCAAGTGAGCAGATTCTCAATGCTGCAAATGCACTTATCTCACATAATAGTAAGCGTTTAGGTAAAAATTTAAAGAGTATGAAAGGTGCAGGAGCAGATGTAAGGGTAATAGAAAATGAAAACGAAAGCACAGAAGCGGCATTTCTTGCTAAAGATATTGCAACGCTTTTCTCTGAAGGGGTTAGTCCTAGCGAAATCGCAGTTTTGTTTCGTGTAAATGCACTTTCACGCAGTGTTGAGGAGGGATTTAATCGTGCTAAGATTCCCTATAAACTTGTCGGGGCAGTGCGTTTTTATGAACGAGCAGAAATTAAAGATTTACTTTGTTATCTGCGATTAATTGTCAATCCTAATGATGATTATTCATTTTTGCGCATTATTAATCGCCCTAGACGAGGGATTGGCAAGGTTACGCAGCTCAAATTAGAACAACTTGCGCAAGATTTAGACATCTCTTGCCTCTCAAGCATTATTCAATATCCACAACAGAGTCAAGAAGCACTTGGAGAAAAGGCATATAATGCGCTTTTAGAGCTGGCTCAAAATATTGAGCGGTGGCGAGGATATACAGATTTAGCAGATGTGATTGAGGATATGCAAGAGCATATTGTATTTACATTTAGTAGGCTTGATGAGGTGGATAGAAAGGGGAATATTGAGGAATTTTATGGTATGTTTCGTGATTATGCTATTGTCAATCCAAGCAATCAAGTTGAAGATTTTTTAAATGATATTGCTTTAGCAAGTCCTACTGATGAACCCATAGGAGAATGCGTGAGTTGTATGAGCATACATATGGCTAAAGGATTAGAGTTTAAGTATGTATATGTGATTGGCTTTGAGGAAGGGTTTTTTCCTTTGTGGAATGATGAAGATGAAATACAAGAAGAGAGGCGATTAGGTTATGTGGCTATCACAAGGGCAAAAGATTTTCTTACACTATGTTCAGCAAAAAGCAGATTGCATAGAGGTAAAAGAGAATGGCTTGAACAATCGCGTTTCTTAAGAGAGAGTGGATTATTGGGTGTATATGATTCCACACTCCCTTTGCGCGAGAAGTTTCAAGGTGTGCAAGAAGAAGTGAT